One region of Mangifera indica cultivar Alphonso chromosome 3, CATAS_Mindica_2.1, whole genome shotgun sequence genomic DNA includes:
- the LOC123211821 gene encoding auxin-responsive protein IAA26-like: MEGRFSKNGEACPHLLDLIPKEKEWLKMGDGERNRRSSEEKKLELRLGPPGGEDWSMKQAKISERSDLLSLGYFLPSINNTNNYNNNKNGFSFLQFPSTPTTSTVASQTPQSLPVMAKESSKPCCTKVVDLQSTPEKKAFSSPSPAKIPAVPTSSQKRTAPASVVGWPPIRSFRKNLSNTSASKQASESPNTVSNKDIDEKPVEASRKGLFVKINMDGVPIGRKVDLTAYDSYEKLSTAVDELFRGLLAAQRDSCAGGMVNKQEEEKAITGVLGGTGEYTLVYEDNEGDRMLVGDVPWRMFVSTVKRLRVLKSSEVSSLSLGGSKQDDKLLT; the protein is encoded by the exons ATGGAGGGTCGTTTTTCAAAGAATGGTGAGGCTTGTCCTCATCTGCTGGATTTGattccaaaagaaaaagaatggcTTAAGATGGGAGATGGAGAGAGAAATCGGAGGTCTTCAGAGGAGAAGAAGCTTGAACTGAGGCTTGGTCCACCAGGTGGTGAAGATTGGTCGATGAAACAAGCCAAAATATCAGAAAGAAGCGACCTTCTTTCTCTAGGCTACTTCCTTCCTTCCATCAATAACACAAACAATTACAACAACAACAAGAATGGCTTTTCATTTCTTCAGTTCCCATCCACCCCAACGACTTCAACAGTCGCTTCTCAAACTCCACAAAGCTTGCCTGTAATGGCAAAGGAATCCTCAAAGCCCTGTTGCACTAAAGTTGTAGACTTGCAGTCTACACCAGAAAAGAAAGCATTTTCTTCTCCATCTCCTGCTAAAATCCCAGCTGTGCCCACCAGCTCTCAGAAAAG GACTGCTCCTGCTTCAGTGGTGGGTTGGCCTCCAATTCGTTCATTCAGGAAGAATCTTTCAAACACAAGTGCTTCAAAACAAGCTTCCGAGTCACCAAATACAGTCTCAAACAAGGATATTGATGAAAAGCCAGTTGAAGCTAGCAGGAAAGGTCTGTTTGTGAAAATCAATATGGATGGTGTCCCTATTGGCAGAAAAGTTGATCTCACTGCCTATGACAGCTATGAAAAACTCTCAACTGCTGTTGATGAACTCTTCAGAGGCCTTCTTGCAG CTCAAAGAGATTCATGTGCTGGTGGAATGGTGAACAAGCAAGAGGAAGAGAAAGCGATCACCGGTGTATTGGGTGGAACTGGGGAATATACTCTTGTTTATGAGGATAATGAGGGGGACAGGATGCTTGTTGGGGATGTCCCATGGCG CATGTTTGTTTCAACAGTGAAGAGGTTGCGTGTGTTGAAGAGCTCTGAAGTTTCATCCTTAAGCC TCGGAGGCAGTAAGCAAGACGACAAGTTACTAACTTAA